Sequence from the Aquila chrysaetos chrysaetos chromosome 23, bAquChr1.4, whole genome shotgun sequence genome:
CCCAGATTTCAAATTCTGTGTGTTTTAgatgaaaaactaaaaagaaactgtttttatgGTTCTGCCAAGACTTCATTTTGCCTAAATTAAGCACGTTTTTCAGTGTTGGGCTGGACTGAAGCCAGGGTATTCTGTACATTGCAAAACTGAGTTTGGACACTGCTGGCCAGTTTGGCATGATTGTGCAAATAAAGAACACAAGTTTTGATCAAAGGTGCCTTCTGCTGAGGTTTATGGTGGCACTGCATTTATAAggctaaaattaaaacaaggatTACCAGGTTCAATAAGGTTGACAAATGTTCTGACTGATTTAAGCCAAGTTTTCAGTGGACTTGAGCAAAGTATAATCTTGAACTGGCTGCAAGGGGAAACCAGGCAAAATTCAAAAGCTACACACAGTTCTGACTCCAGTCCAAACAAGAATCCAATATTTAAGGCAGAACTCAAAACAAAGAATCCATGCCAGTAAACACAGGCAAGAAGTTGCATAGTCCATCATAAACAAAGAGGTTTCATACAATTCTACATGCTGAGTTTTacagttttgcttctgaaagaaGGTGGTATGTTTTATTATTGCATGTTAcccagcatttatttattttttaagctttttgcaAACAGAACTTTACAGAAGCAACTCCATTGTTTCAGATTCATTTCCCAGTAGTACTTACCACTTGTCAGGCTGAGATTTTCTATAAATGTTTCTAATCAGTCCATATCTGTGAAGAATTAAAAGGGAATTATAAATGATATTGCAATAATTTTATCGTACAACAATAGTCATCTTCATTTTGACAGTCTTTGTCAGCATgtccaaaaaatatttaatgtttatgtatataattcaaatataaatgtattttgttttgaatctaAAATACAGCtacatgtaatttttcattagaaGTTTAGGATGGGATTGTAGAAACACTCATTTTTGATTTCAAGTAAGACTGCCCAGCACAAGTTTCaagagttttgaaaatcttaatTGAACATAGGGAATGTTTCTCCCCCTCAAAAAATTAAGCACTGATCTCTTTTAAGGTTTGGAGTATCCTGCAGTGGTTGAATTTGCTCCATTCCAGAAGATTTcaaaaaagaagctgaagaagaaagatgcCAAGGCTGGGAGCATTGAAGACGGTAAACATATTTTCTTGGCGTCATGGTGGAAAATAGATTCTATTTCTGTCATGTACTGCAAAGTATTAACATAATTcaaaaatttttcttcacagatcCAGAATATAGGAAATTTTTAGAGAGCTATTGTGCTGATGAAGAGAAAATCTGTGCCAATCCTGAGATTCTTTTGGGAGAGATTGAGGCCAAAACAAGGGAACTCATTGGtctgttttcttgatttttcttattattgAGAATATTaactatattatttttatatctttatgATATTACCTGCAAGAGCTGACCTGTTCAGTCTAACAGATTTTGCAGTTAAATTTTTGTTAGCTCGCCATGTAGTGGCAGGACACACCCCACTTACTCTTTTAAGTCTCTATGCATGGAATCGCTTGACTTCACTGGAAGTTTTGCATGCACAGTGGCTTCAGAAGTAGGTCCTTAATACTTCTGCATACTTACAGATGTATTAAAAGatggaagatttatttttaaaagataaaataactgAATACTTAACAATTGATCCCTGATACTAGCTGCTTTTATTGAGAAACATGAAATGATCTGTCTTTGTTCTCACAGTCAAGATTCTGCACAAGCTTTTAGAGTAAGGCAACACCTTGTTTTCTGTATGCATACAGCATGGCTTTCACAGTCTCAGGGGGAATCTTCAGTAAGATCAACACTGAAATCTTCAGTGCCAGTATGCAGCTTTCAGGATGACATGGAATATTGATGTGCTCTATCTCCAAGTGACAACATGCAGAACGCTTACTCTTTCATTAGGTGTGACAATTGATcaagtaggaaaagaaaaatctacctTTGCTATTATTTCTTTACAGTGTAAAGGTAGCCACCTCTTTTgattagaatcatagaatagaatcatagaatcatttcagttggaaaagccctttaagatcatcaagtctaGCTGTAAatctaacactgccaagtccaccactaaaccatgtccctaagcaccacatctacacgtcttttaaatacctccagggatggtgactccaccacttccctgggcagcctgttccaatgcctgacaaccctttcagtgaagaaatttttcctaatatccaatctaaacctccgCTGGCACAAATTGAGGCCGTTTCcttttgtcctgtcacttgttactCCTGTTTGAGAGTTGACTGGAGAAATTTGGAACTTCAACAATTTAGAGTAAATGGAAATGTTGGAACTGTGGGTATTTAGGTAATTCTGTTATCAATAAAACTTGTTTGTTGCTGCTCTAGATAGAGAAGTTCCCCAACAATTTTTATTTACCCCAAATCTTCCCTAGTATTTGACAGCAGAGTAAAAGCAgtcaaaatttttaaagaactttacAAAAAGTTTACAGTTTCAGGAAAGAtttattaacttaaaaatattctatcAATAAAAATGATTAGTCCTGAGAGTTGCAGATTTCTGAGTAACAATATTGGCTGAAGTCAGCTTTACATTAGgagttttaatgttttgtttctgttaaatcACAGGAAATCAAGTtagttgcttgcttttttctgctattCAAAACCGTGGCCATTGCTATCAATGTAAAACCAAAGATTGCTTCAGTGGATAGCATGTTCATAGCAAAATTAAGTAAGGATTTAGTTGTATGTCCAGTTTCAAAGGTGTTactcctgctgaagtcaatgaaagaTGTGCCCAGGACTTTGCTGGTGGAATTGGGCTTCACATTCTCAGCATTTCTCCAGGTAGTGTTACTGCAAACTGACATGTTTTACACATCTTGTCAGATGTGTTGGCTCATCAGTTTCAGACAGAGaaatataaaacagattttctctGTAAGAAGATGAAGATAAGCTCATTCTTCTGGCTTGTTTGTAGAGAGCgagataaaatataaaagttgTTGCTGACACAGGTCAtcattttgcaatttattttcttgtaaaatttcTTAAACATTGTAAGAAAAACTGCTtagatttttgtttgtggtaAGGCTCATAAATAAGATGGGTAAGATTCAGGTTTGATCAACATTCTTTTTCGCCCTCCTCTTTTGATAGGACTCATCACACTGCTTCTCTCCCTTGAACTTCAAGTTATAATTTCTGATTAAACCTCTTGCACCACAGCCTTAGTCATGACTAGGGCCAAGTTCTGGACTCCCAGTGCAGCTTAGCCTTTCCCCAGACGCGCCAGTTACAATTTATGATCACTTCCAGCATGTAAAAGTGCCCAGAGGCTGACACTGCTCAGACAGGGGAACTtaggggagcaggggagagaggcagagctgcAAATCTGAGGAACTGGTAGGGTGCTGGGGACCTAAAATTCATCAGAAATTATGCAcagggctggggcgggggggggggggcagcatgTGAAATCTAGGGATAGAGGGAGGAAGATCTCAAATCAAGaatcttttttcattgttgctttTGATCATTGATacttgctaaaaataaatactgaatcCTATCGAGCCTTCCCATTCATAACTGTGTAATAAGGTTTTATCATTAATGAATGGGTTGCCTGCAGGATATTCATACTTTCAAGacaaaaacattcaaatgtTTTTGGGATATGAATTGTGTCTAGATTTTGGCTGTGCCATTTCAAATTTGatgaaaactttatttcttcctttttttcttttctttttttcttccaaatcctGTCATACATTCCAATAGtgaaattttcttctggtttaagGAAGAATCCTATACATAACTGTAGAGCAATTTCTAGTagtaaacattttctgtaactCTGTCCTGGGACATCCAAGACTGACAAAATGTGTTGTAACTACTCACAGCTGTAAGTACATGAATTCAAGTTTGAATTCAATACTGACAGTCATGAATGCTATACATGATATATAATTTGATGATGTTATCCAAGTTTTTGTAGAATTCTGGGATGGTTCAGGATGGTGGTTTAGGCTAGATTTCGGAGTGTGGAGAGACAGCTCTGTAACATAAGAATGGCTGTGTGATTTCAGTAGATGAggcattttatttgttatttgggAAGCCAGAGTTTTATTGAATCTGCTGATACTTTGCTATGTAACCTGGGACAAACCACTCACCTCTTATTCATCCCATTTTCCCATGGAGAGGTGAATGCTAAATGGTAGTTAAATGGAAATGTTGTAttagaatgaaaatgtttccttaatgATGTACTTTGAAATCTGGGATTGAAAAGTGCTATGTGAGATGACAGTAATGTGGGCTGCATATGAACAGCAATATAGCTAGGTTTTGATGTATGAAGTTAAAATGTAGGAGTAGAATCTGAAcacacttctttcctttttggtgAAAGAACCATTTGATGAGCAAGAGAAATAAGCCATTCCCTTGAACTGAAGAGATAcgatttttaattaaacattgaATAATCATGCAACATATCTCTGTTGCTTCTACCCCTAAcagcaaaaaaccaacaaagtgTTTCTAAAGCAGAATGGTGGGAATGCcttcaaaaatatataaaacaaatagGTTTATTAATTATTTGGCTCCCTTGTAGACAAAGCTAGAAAAAAGGGGTTAGTACTAAAGTAAAGAAATGAGTACATATTTTAGGAGTTGAACACTATATCAcaaattttttgtgttttagcTAGAAGAACAACACCCCTTttggaatatattaaaaatagaaaattagaaaagcagGTACGTTCAGACTTTTGCCTGAAGTTCAACATTTATGTTTCTTGTGGTTTTCCGTTGGACAATTTACAATTAATTGTTTTGAATTCTTCAGAGGATAcgagaagagaaaagagaagaaagaaggcgGAGAGAATTGGAGAAGAAACGTCTGcgggaagaagagaaaaggaagcgcagagaagaggaaagacgtaaaagaaaagaagtggagaagcagaagaaaatttctgaaaaagaaataaggatcAAGGTACCTTAATGAAAAAGATCATTATTCTGTTGAAGTTATGCAGAAGTTCCTTTGGTATCTCACTGTTTATTTAGTATACAGTGTGGAGATACCAAACCAGTTTTGACTGGAAGGGAGAGTAATGTAGGGCTTTGACTAAGTAGCGTTGTTTGAAAGTGTGACTAATTGCTTTAGGTACAATGATGTGCTGATGCAGTTATGGCAGGTAACTCGGATATCTTTATACAACACTGCTGCATTCTATGCCAACATAACCTGACAGAACCAAATTGTTCCGTGCCAACATGTCGGAATATTATTGCAAATATGGCTTTAACACTTTCTGTTATGTAAATCTTCATCTAGCCAAATTCACGGAgagtttttttgtgtttatgcTCAGaactaatgtattttaatagtaTGCTTTAACCAAGTCTTGCTAATTTGAGGCTGCGCTGCCTTATAACAATCTGAATGAGTGTGCTTTTAATGACTTCACTTAGGTGAGTGTATTTTGTGCTATTATGTCTGGACATTTAAAACCTTACTTGTATAAGATGACACAGATAAAAACTATTCATCTGAACTAAATTTTGTGGTATTGGAAAGGCTTTATAGGctgttttgaagaggaaaattgGTAAAAGAGTCTGTAGCTTAACACAAGGACACACAGACTCACTCCAGATCTTGTGGTGGGGAGAAGCCACAGAACTGTgtacttctttcctcttttcttcctggacAACAGTTTCCTTCACCTGGATGTATAAAAACAGTAAGTTGTGAAGCcgaattacagattttttttatatctgggcATAAAGAAAAACACCGTAgaagttcagaagaaaagggaCTCGCTTCTTAAAATGTATTACCCAAAATTGGTtgtccaaaaaaccccagtatttATGACATAACTGTGGTGATGTAACCTTGAAAGCTAGTTCTGTCTCcgaaagaagaggaaaatactaCCTGAGAGAAACATTATAGAAGTTTTAAATATTGGAGAAGAATAACCTGTGctcatttcaggaaaaactgGTAGAATGAAAAGACTGGTGAGATGTTCTGCTTATACCTGAAATGTTAGAGAAATAGTTTGAGACAGTGGGTCCTTCTATAAAGTTTATTCCTGTAATGCTAGATGCTGCTCAAGCCCTGTGTGGGTTATTTGTTGTGAAAGGAACAGACTTCTTGAAAATCTTAATCTCCCAGGTGAAAATGTAATGTGATCTTTTCTGCTAgtattataattttttcctcagtctgtATTTCTGTCAGGGTGTATGTATACTAAGCACCTACTTCTATATGCCAGTCTATCCCAAGTAGTTAATGTGGCACACATTTGATATATAGTATTTCAAGGAGTGAAGTATTAATCCTGCTCTCTTTGTAGTATTGTAGAGGTTCTACTTATTTTATTGTCAATGACATTGAGCTCTGTTACATGATTTCTAAGAAATCATAGACCATAATAATATCTTTATATATAAAACTCAGGAGAGAAGAGTAGGTAAGTGCTTTCTCCAGTATTCTCAGCATATTAAAAAGTATGCAGTTGAATGCCTGTTAATAACTGTCACTCCTTAGCAAAAGTAAACTGccctttttaaataactttaaatttcatactttgtaaaatacattCCTAGCATTTAAATAAGATATCTTCAATCTTAATAAGTTACTGATATATTAAATACATTGTTAAAATGTCTGTTACAACAGAGGAGAATAATTTCACATAATAATATAAACAAGTATCTCTTAGCTTCTCAAGAAGCCTGAAAAAGGAGATGAACTGGCCAgtgaaaagcacaaagaaaaaggtgaagaagCTGACattgaggaaaacaaatgggaTAAATCACCTGGATCTGGGAGTATAAAATCCAAATCTTTGGAGGGTTCACTAAAAGAACTTAAGGAAAAGTAAGTAATATATATATCTTTTAGGCTTCAATTTTGATTCTAAATGCTTTCATCTCAAGGCTTAAACATGATTAAGTGGTGCATTGACTGGCTGTCAGCAAAGAACTGATTTCATTCTCTGTGTGAGCAAACCTCTCGCTGTCCTTTTTCTAAAAGGTGTGTTTAGTAACAGCTTACTGACCTGATGGCAGTATTAGTGGATGCAGTTTGttgtttgtgaaatgttttgaaatccCAGATTGGAAGGATTTCTGCGTGAAAAGTCATTCAGAGTTTCACTGTTATTTCACCTGTTCCCCATTAAGAGCTTGGGTAAGGCCCTCCTTCCATTACTGATGTCAAAGACTAAATTGGGTAGGATGCcttacttttccttccttggtTTTTCTGCAATAAACATATGAATATGTTTGGTAAATGGGACAATGGCAGAAGAGTTAAGGTGTGAATGATAGCCTTACGATAGATACATGCAGAAGGCTGTCTCTGTCCCCCACTGCCTTTTGTGTTACATATGTAATAGTAGGAACAAGAGGTACAGCTCAGTTCTGTTACTACTGTAGCCTGGGAATGTCTTGCAGATGTTTTCAGCAGTTGGTTCTCTCTCTTGTCCTTTGGCACATGTGTCCCGTCGCAAGCAGGATTCAGCCATGAAACATGTAAGATACATAACTAAGAATAATATGCAGCTGAGATAAATAATCCTTTGTTCTTCAGTAGAGTTGTTTAGCTAAGCTCTCCAAAGTACTTTGCAGTACATAGGGACAAGCTTGAGCATTTAAGTTAGTTACCTAAGGTATTATATATGAAGTATTAGAGGAAGTTTGGGATTGTTTTCTAGGAGCCTTGCAGGCTACCTGCCTATTCTAAGTAGtttaaattttatctttgtCCACATAGGCTCTTGATTTTTATGAAAGGTATGCAGGAACTGCAAATGTTCTCttaatggaaaatggaaaaataaagaaactttgaacactggaaaataaaccCACTGAATTTGCTAACTGAAGAAACGGTTCACTAATAATATCCTACATGCattattcatctttttttgtctctgactAAGGACTTCAGACATGGGCTAATGTTTCAGTATGTTCAGTATGTCCTAAAAGATGCTGAAAACTTTCATTTCACATTCTCTaatggaaactgaaaatattcagcaacTCTTTTGTTGATGTTCttcaacaaaggaaaacagaacaggcTCAACAGAAACACTTGCAGGGGCAAGTCAGTTGTATGTTAATAAGGCTTTTTATGTATGAAGCTTTTGGTGGTGCCATGTAACATTTTTACTATTGATCCTGTAAGTTTAATAAGGCATTAATGTAGGTTTTCCAGGTGTAAAACAGAATCCTTTTGGCTGCGCAGGTACAGTAAGTGTTACCTTGTCTTTCCAAGCGCTCATTTCATCATGATTATTAGTGGGTGTGATTAGGTAGCAAGCTATGAGCTATTTCAGCTGAATCGAGAATTAAAGTTGAACCTACTTTGTCACTGACTCAGAAATCGGTAATAAACTATTAACTTCCAACTCTACATGCAAGAGACTGAATTGCCTGTTTGAAACCATGTTTTAAGGCTCAGTAGCAATAGCTTTCTACCATGAATTAAAACCTCAGTAGGTGCATGAGTGTACATGGTCACATACGGATTTGAAACTATCCCAAACAGAAGTATGCTTCCATTCCCTTCCAttcatttctgcttgctttctctggCTGTGTAACTTTCTCTTCTACCTGT
This genomic interval carries:
- the UPF3A gene encoding regulator of nonsense transcripts 3A isoform X5, with the protein product MIILSFALLIPGLEYPAVVEFAPFQKISKKKLKKKDAKAGSIEDDPEYRKFLESYCADEEKICANPEILLGEIEAKTRELIARRTTPLLEYIKNRKLEKQRIREEKREERRRRELEKKRLREEEKRKRREEERRKRKEVEKQKKISEKEIRIKLLKKPEKGDELASEKHKEKGEEADIEENKWDKSPGSGSIKSKSLEGSLKELKEKSQNDSDKEQRDLERRFREKEPERQRYRLDDGRKHRAHYEFDKFVRRNEEELKWGKGYNPDRGKKGNYNYSFTVEAVDKLGKEDKCDDMASKKERIRNKDRPAMQLYQPGARIRTHMGSTSKTYDCSGKSFEDVLDKKYEADNSAGGGSEKSEEAE